The genomic stretch TTCCACGGAGGCGGGGGAAATTACACCCAATACGACCGGGAACTCAACATCCGGGCGATGACCGAGGGACGTGATCTCATCGTGGTCATGCCCGACGCGGGCGTCAGCTGGCACTGCAACCCTGTGTCCGCCCGAAACAGGAAACGCGACTGGGAGACCTTCCAGATCGATGAACTCATCCCCTGGGTGGACGCCACCTTCCGCACCTTCCCCGAACAGGCCGGACGCGCCGTCTCCGGATTCTCCATGGGAGGCTTCGGAGCCCTCAAATACGTCGCCAAATACAGCGACAAATTCGCCTCCGTCAGCGCCCACTCCGGACCGGCAAACCTCCGCTCGAAAGCGGTGGAGGGCATAGTCCCCAACCTGATCATTGCCTGGGCGAACCTGACCTCCCATGCGGAGTTCGGTCAACCCGTCTATGGTCGGTGGCCCCGGTGGCACCAGGACCTCATCACCGCGGACAATCCCATCGAGAACATCGAGAGCTACCGCAACAAGCGCATCTTCCTCGTCGCCGGAACAAGTCGTGTCAGCGACATTCCGCAGGTCGGAACCATCATCAACACCCTGACTGAAGACACGGTTCTCAACACCCAGCGCGAGTTCGCGGCTGCGCTCGACTCAGCCGGAATCAAGTACGAACGCTTCGAGGAACCAGGCGGCCATATCATCCGCCCCGAACGCCTGCAACAGGACATCGACGGAGTCGTCGCCCACCTCCACAAGGCCGAATAGGAACTCCACGAACGAACCAAACGGCTCCGGGCCCTCGACCTTCTCATGGTCGAGGGCCCGAGTCGCGCCCTAACCTAAAGCATCACACGGGAGACGAACTGCAGACCCCATCTCTCCAAGGAGTTTCACACAAACCTGTGCCCACTCAAGGTTCAGGGACTCATCCCTGCTCCCGAGCGGCCACACGGTGGACGTGGTGACAGAGAATGCTCAGTGCATGCCTGTCATTCACCAGGTACCGAATCATTTGTGACGTATCCGTTCCTGTCCGATCTTCCGGTAGCCCGACGGTGACACTCCGAACACTTCCTTGAAATGGCGGGCCGCATGTCCACGACTACGCCACCCCACTGTGCTCATCGCCTCTGCTA from Arachnia propionica encodes the following:
- a CDS encoding alpha/beta hydrolase, producing MSLDRTISRRTVFKGAGGLAAASIIGAGAAWSGVTPAHAAGLEVTDHATDGRMETYTFSSPSFSGVTPPLSPAGSNPHVNVLLPADYASSGKRYPVLYLFHGGGGNYTQYDRELNIRAMTEGRDLIVVMPDAGVSWHCNPVSARNRKRDWETFQIDELIPWVDATFRTFPEQAGRAVSGFSMGGFGALKYVAKYSDKFASVSAHSGPANLRSKAVEGIVPNLIIAWANLTSHAEFGQPVYGRWPRWHQDLITADNPIENIESYRNKRIFLVAGTSRVSDIPQVGTIINTLTEDTVLNTQREFAAALDSAGIKYERFEEPGGHIIRPERLQQDIDGVVAHLHKAE